In Pengzhenrongella sicca, a single genomic region encodes these proteins:
- a CDS encoding nuclease-related domain-containing protein, producing the protein MLRADHQYVATPIDIPATTKIMRLRYAGRCRDCGVDLDAGVRAVYDRSTKTVICVTCPVPDAVAEVIKPAEILEVVEAVSTPAIRKPRPAPVESGAAGGSARREYERRSAKREARIRDAHPRLGGLILALSDEPQSTTAWARGAKGEEVLGQGLDRLTARGVLTLHDRRIPPTRANIDHIAVSPAGVFVIDAKRYKGRPHVVTTGGLFRPRISTLVVGSRVSTKIVDGVHKQVALVHAALAKAGFPDVPVRGMLCFVDADWPLFGGSFVIDGVDVLWPKKASEQLLAPGLIEDAAVSEIHRALAAAYPVA; encoded by the coding sequence GTGCTGCGCGCCGATCACCAGTACGTGGCCACACCGATCGACATTCCAGCGACGACGAAGATTATGCGCCTGCGGTACGCGGGTAGGTGCCGGGACTGCGGGGTCGACCTCGATGCTGGAGTTCGCGCCGTGTACGACCGCTCGACGAAGACGGTGATCTGCGTGACCTGCCCGGTCCCCGACGCAGTCGCCGAGGTCATCAAGCCCGCCGAGATCCTCGAGGTTGTCGAGGCGGTGAGCACTCCCGCCATTCGCAAGCCACGGCCGGCACCTGTCGAGAGCGGCGCGGCCGGCGGATCTGCACGTCGCGAGTACGAGCGTCGATCAGCCAAGCGCGAGGCCCGTATCCGCGATGCCCACCCACGGCTGGGCGGGCTGATTCTCGCGTTGTCCGACGAGCCCCAGAGCACCACCGCTTGGGCACGTGGGGCCAAGGGCGAGGAAGTGCTCGGGCAGGGGTTGGACAGGCTGACGGCCCGCGGGGTGCTGACGCTGCACGATCGCCGCATCCCTCCGACGCGGGCCAACATTGATCACATCGCCGTGAGTCCAGCCGGCGTGTTCGTCATCGATGCCAAGCGCTACAAGGGCCGCCCGCACGTGGTGACCACAGGCGGTCTCTTTCGTCCGCGCATATCGACGCTGGTCGTCGGATCTCGCGTCTCTACGAAGATCGTCGACGGCGTGCACAAGCAGGTTGCCCTCGTTCACGCCGCTCTCGCCAAGGCTGGTTTCCCTGACGTCCCCGTCCGCGGGATGCTCTGTTTCGTCGACGCCGACTGGCCGTTGTTCGGCGGCTCCTTCGTCATCGACGGCGTGGACGTCCTTTGGCCCAAGAAGGCCAGCGAGCAGCTCCTTGCGCCCGGCCTCATCGAAGATGCCGCGGTCAGCGAGATCCATCGCGCCCTCGCCGCCGCGTACCCCGTCGCGTGA
- a CDS encoding RCC1 domain-containing protein — protein sequence MDEHVTALAAGRRHSVCASSDGTVRAVGNGAAGECNVLGWTGITTVAAGNVHTATNTGKSHTVGLRSDGTVLATGWDRDGQCQVLEWREVTAVAAGWRRTVALLADGTVRAVGRTVERQCEVGPWREMVAIAAGDWHTVGVRADGTAIATGNNHHGQCEVGDWHGLTAVAAGYLHTVGLTAMGSVVAAGRRTAPECDLAGWTDVDAVSVGSYHTVGIRADGRVYAAGANDYGQCDISRWRDIVAVAAGSTHTLGLRADGTVMATGNNSDSQCEI from the coding sequence ATGGACGAGCACGTGACTGCGCTGGCGGCCGGTCGACGCCATTCCGTTTGCGCCAGCTCGGACGGAACCGTCCGGGCCGTGGGCAATGGCGCCGCCGGCGAGTGCAACGTTCTTGGCTGGACGGGCATCACCACGGTGGCGGCTGGCAACGTTCACACCGCGACGAACACCGGCAAGTCACACACCGTCGGACTTCGCTCGGACGGAACCGTCCTGGCCACGGGCTGGGATCGCGACGGTCAGTGCCAGGTTCTGGAGTGGCGTGAGGTCACAGCCGTCGCGGCAGGCTGGCGACGCACCGTCGCACTCCTTGCGGATGGCACCGTGCGAGCCGTCGGTAGAACAGTTGAACGACAGTGCGAAGTCGGCCCGTGGCGAGAGATGGTCGCGATTGCCGCCGGTGATTGGCATACCGTCGGCGTCAGGGCTGACGGCACCGCAATCGCCACTGGCAACAATCACCACGGCCAGTGCGAAGTCGGCGACTGGCACGGGCTCACAGCTGTCGCCGCGGGCTACCTTCACACCGTCGGTCTTACGGCGATGGGCTCCGTGGTCGCGGCAGGACGTCGCACCGCGCCAGAGTGCGACCTAGCCGGATGGACCGATGTCGACGCCGTGAGCGTGGGGAGCTATCACACAGTCGGTATCAGGGCAGACGGTCGCGTCTACGCGGCCGGAGCCAACGATTACGGACAGTGCGACATCAGTCGTTGGCGAGACATCGTGGCCGTTGCGGCGGGCTCCACCCACACCCTCGGCCTGCGCGCCGACGGCACCGTCATGGCAACGGGGAACAACAGCGATAGCCAGTGCGAGATCTGA
- the arr gene encoding NAD(+)--rifampin ADP-ribosyltransferase, with product MGEQPSPHSPVTYDRCAHVEGPFYHGTKSALGAGAELVPGYGSNFQRSRVSNNIYFTTLVDTAAWGAELATALAGSGDRGHIYVVEPTGPFEDDPNVTNKRFPGNPTQSYRTSHPLRVVAELASWQGHPPEVLKGMLDHLTQLREKGLDVIED from the coding sequence ATGGGAGAGCAGCCCAGCCCCCACTCGCCGGTCACTTACGACCGCTGCGCCCACGTCGAGGGCCCGTTTTACCACGGCACGAAATCCGCTCTCGGGGCCGGCGCGGAGCTCGTCCCTGGCTACGGTTCCAACTTCCAGCGAAGCCGGGTGTCCAACAACATCTACTTCACCACGCTCGTGGACACCGCCGCATGGGGAGCGGAGCTGGCGACCGCGCTGGCCGGAAGTGGGGATCGGGGGCATATCTACGTCGTCGAGCCCACGGGACCGTTCGAGGACGACCCGAACGTGACCAACAAGCGCTTTCCCGGCAACCCCACACAGTCGTACCGGACGAGCCACCCGCTGCGCGTCGTTGCCGAGTTAGCGAGCTGGCAAGGCCATCCCCCTGAGGTGCTGAAAGGAATGCTGGACCACCTCACGCAGCTCCGCGAGAAGGGACTCGACGTCATCGAGGACTGA